From a region of the Helianthus annuus cultivar XRQ/B chromosome 5, HanXRQr2.0-SUNRISE, whole genome shotgun sequence genome:
- the LOC110942503 gene encoding uncharacterized protein LOC110942503 produces MENNKITMFRSLDAHLTNYTIKAKIISLWHKKMNGDEKQIYRVDMLLMDEEGSFMQCSCLNKLFKRFLKHLVVDDCLLIYKPSLAKDTTKIKVTGKDQKLSLYPFSSVLKIENWSGPRYYFRFTDFKSVLTKKVPANTPIDFLGYVVVSYPIEDVDKKDGTKAKRMNLTLKDIHDTKISLTLWEKYAIEMSDYMNGKDREDHVVLLVHFGTVNIYQEKIGLTNMFEASRLFINSDIDEIREFKDRYVEKEFSQSSSSKHSCSQVISNVEEQFLNAGKEGCHRWYCYCNIKS; encoded by the exons ATGGAGAACAATAAGATTACTATGTTCCGGTCACTCGATGCTCACTTAACTAACTACACCATCAAGGCCAAGATCATATCATTGTGGCATAAAAAAATGAATGGTGATGAAAAGCAAATATATCGAGTTGATATGTTGTTGATGGATGAGGAG GGTTCATTTATGCAATGTAGCTGTTTGAACAAGCTTTTCAAACGGTTCCTCAAGCATTTGGTTGTTGATGACTGTTTATTGATTTACAAACCATCTCTTGCGAAAGATACTACAAAGATAAAGGTTACGGGAAAAGATCAGAAGCTATCTTTGTATCCATTCAGTTCTGTTCTGAAAATAGAGAATTGGTCTGGGCCTCGCTACTATTTTCGTTTCACTGATTTTAAATCTGTGTTGACCAAAAAAGTTCCAGCTAATACTCCTATAG ATTTTCTTGGATACGTGGTTGTGTCTTATCCTATTGAGGATGTGGATAAAAAGGATGGCACTAAAGCCAAACGAATGAACCTAACTCTCAAAGATATCCA TGATACCAAGATTAGTCTTACATTATGGGAAAAGTATGCAATCGAGATGTCCGATTACATGAATGGTAAGGACCGCGAAGATCATGTGGTTCTTCTTGTGCATTTTGGCACGGTAAACATCTATCAAG AAAAAATTGGCCTTACCAATATGTTTGAAGCAAGTCGTCTATTCATTAATTCTGATATTGATGAGATAAGAGAGTTCAAAGACAG GTATGTGGAGAAGGAGTTTTCTCAGTCGTCTTCCAGTAAACACTCATGTTCTCAAGTGATATCCAATGTTGAAGAACAGTTTCTAAATGCTG gAAAAGAAGGTTGTCATCGTTGGTACTGTTATTGCAATATCAAATCATAA